From the genome of Candidozyma auris chromosome 2, complete sequence, one region includes:
- the PRE10 gene encoding proteasome core particle subunit alpha 7: MTSIGTGYDLSNSVFSPDGRNFQVEYAMKAVENGGTSIGIKAKDGIVLAVEKIVNSKLLVPGKNKRIQTIDRHIGVAYSGLLPDGRHFVNRGRDEAESFKSIYKTSVSVPHLIDRLGIYVQNYTCYNSVRPFGVVSILGGVDENGPHLYMIEPSGTYWGYTGAATGKGRQTAKSELEKLDFENLTVREAVKHAARIIYQAHEDNKDKDFELEMSWCSKEETKGLHQFVPDDLFEEAVKFAKEDEEEDDDDDVEMAS; the protein is encoded by the exons ATG ACATCCATTGGTACTGGTTACGACTTATCAAACTCGGTCTTCTCTCCTGATGGCAGAAACTTCCAGGTGGAATACGCAATGAAGGCGGTTGAAAATGGCGGCACGTCCATTGGCATCAAAGCCAAGGATGGCATTGTGTTGGCGGTAGAGAAGATCGTCAACTCAAAGTTACTTGTGCCCggcaaaaataaaagaatTCAAACCATAGATAGACACATTGGAGTGGCGTACTCTGGGTTGTTGCCAGATGGGCGTCATTTTGTGAACCGTGGGCGTGATGAGGCCGAGTCTTTCAAATCGATATACAAAACTTCCGTGAGTGTTCCTCATTTGATAGACAGACTCGGTATCTACGTACAGAATTATACTTGTTACAACTCTGTGCGTCCATTCGGTGTGGTATCGATACTTGGAGGCGTTGACGAAAATGGACCTCACTTGTACATGATTGAGCCCAGCGGGACGTACTGGGGCTACACAGGTGCTGCTACGGGCAAAGGGAGACAGACAGCCAAGTCCGAGTTGGAAAAATTAGACTTCGAGAACTTAACGGTCAGAGAGGCAGTCAAACACGCAGCTAGGATCATATATCAGGCACACGAAGACAACAAGGATAAAGATTTTGAGTTGGAGATGTCATGGTGCTCGAAAGAAGAGACGAAGGGATTGCACCAATTTGTCCCTGACGACTTGTTTGAGGAGGCTGTGAAGTTTGCTAAggaggacgaggaggaggacgacgatgatgatgtcgAGATGGCCAGTTGA